One Onychostoma macrolepis isolate SWU-2019 chromosome 10, ASM1243209v1, whole genome shotgun sequence genomic region harbors:
- the tjp2a gene encoding tight junction protein ZO-2a isoform X2 produces MPVVVERRLFLSRNVKDYCHNPVMEETVWEQYTVTLQRDSKMGFGIAVSGGRDNPNEESREASIVVSDVLQGGPADGLLFENDRVIQVNNVPMDGVQHAFAVQTLRKCGKVAKITVKRSRKIPVSVIKRGASPDDRVFSGDYNDDYDHDRRSVYSGRSYPDRDVSLERDRDRDYDRSRGRSMERGVSPDRQYRRDGSRGRMLDHERSPDPRYRSDHKLDRDHSPDHRYRSDRTLDRNYSPDRRYRSEHNLDRERSPDRQYRSDRTLDRSHSPDTRYRPEPAPGYSRENLASDHERRKFDPRQDEPVRKSSSRDRLDHLPSPPPPQRHEPLEKPLGVTLLKNRPNDEYGLRLGSQLFIKEMTSTGLASKEGKLQEGDIILKINGTVTENLSLSDAGKLIEKSRGKLQLVVQRDRSQVLIRIPPMADSDSEMDDISEIESYRSYSPQEDRRSHHSDLSSHSSNERLQDKNRDEPPNRLAKMGAMPTPFRAAPVELPPPPVEKEEPRIPVVNAAPKSVPVKSKPLPKVPLRPSLEDQEIYGPNTVMVRFQKGESVGLRLAGGNDVGIFIAGVQEDSPAEIEGLRTGDQIVKVNNMDFRGMVREDAVLYLLEIPKGEDATILAQSKPDVYKDILGSGRGDNFFVRTHFEYEKELPQSLTFSKGEIFKVVDTLYDGKLGNWLAIRMDKDNQLLEKGIIPSKSRAEQMANVQNAQKGAANDRGDFWRLRGQRAAKKKDLRKSREDLSATPVTTRFPAYERVVLREAGFRRPVVIFGPISDAANEKLSNELPDEFVTAKTEPKDAGSEKSSGVVRLNTIRQIIEQDRHALLDVTPKAVDTLNYTQWYPIVIFLNPDSKQGLKTMRNRMVPGSNRSSRKLYEQAVKLRKTCSHLFTATVDLNSSHDAWYGSLKDAIREQQDKAVWVCESKLDGTEEDLDLQDDRMSYLSAMSADYLSMDSRLTSDYEDTADEGGAYTDNELDESTDEPQPMSAISRSSEPVSEERPIPVPHERLKKPASKEVHRDPSPPPSFVPEPPKVRVASRPADSRSFDSRSSSTVSSDAPVSSKPLPPPVALKPSFTLKTGPADDTTSNHPLDDPASRTFRGKVKAFEQMDHLARAKRMLELQEAEQARLEISQKHPDIYAVPHKLKLNQNRPQPIGSSSNSESHSSSKAPYSESRSHHRADDDDEEEYRRQLADQTRRGYPQKYNDTEL; encoded by the exons AACCCAGTCATGGAGGAGACGGTGTGGGAGCAGTACACTGTGACCCTACAGCGG gaCTCCAAGATGGGCTTTGGCATTGCTGTGTCTGGAGGGCGGGACAACCCAAACGAAGAAAGTAGAGAAGCGTCAATTGTCGTATCCGATGTGCTGCAAGGGGGTCCTGCAGATGGCTTGCTATT TGAAAATGACAGAGTGATCCAGGTCAACAATGTGCCCATGGACGGTGTCCAACACGCCTTTGCAGTGCAGACTCTCCGCAAATGCGGCAAAGTAGCCAAAATC ACGGTAAAGAGATCAAGAAAAATCCCCGTCAGTGTGATTAAACGTGGCGCGTCCCCAGACGACCGAGTCTTCAGCGGCGACTACAACGACGACTACGACCACGACCGGCGCAGCGTCTACAGCGGCCGCAGCTACCCTGACCGTGACGTGAGTCTGGAGCGCGACCGTGATCGCGACTATGATCGCAGCCGCGGGAGGAGCATGGAGCGCGGCGTGAGCCCCGACAGACAGTACAGACGAGACGGCAGCCGAGGCCGAATGCTGGACCACGAGCGCAGCCCTGACCCCCGCTACCGAAGTGACCACAAACTGGATCGCGATCACAGTCCGGACCACCGCTACCGAAGCGATCGCACGCTGGACCGCAACTACAGTCCAGACCGACGCTATCGCAGCGAACACAACCTGGACAGAGAGCGGAGTCCGGACAGACAGTACCGCAGCGACCGGACACTGGACAGATCGCATAGTCCAGATACGCGGTACAGGCCAGAACCGGCTCCGGGCTACAGCAGAGAGAATTTAGCCAGCGACCACGAGCGCAGGAAGTTTGATCCGCGGCAGGACGAACCCGTGAGGAAGAGTAGCAGTCGAGACCGGCTGGATCACCTGCCCTCGCCGCCGCCGCCACAACGACACGAACCCCTGGAGAAGCCGCTCGGTGTTACTCTACTAAAGAACCGGCCCAATGACG AATATGGACTTCGTCTAGGCAGTCAGCTGTTCATCAAAGAGATGACGAGCACCGGCCTGGCATCCAAAGAAGGCAAACTACAGGAAGGCGACATTATTCTGAAA ATTAACGGTACGGTCACGGAGAATCTGTCTCTGAGCGACGCAGGGAAGCTGATTGAGAAGTCTCGTGGGAAGCTGCAGCTGGTGGTGCAGAGGGATCGCAGTCAGGTGCTCATCCGAATCCCACCTATGGCAGACAGCGACTCAGAAATGGATG ATATCTCAGAGATCGAGTCGTACCGCTCCTATTCTCCTCAGGAGGATCGGCGGAGTCATCACTCAGACCTCTCCTCACACTCCTCTAATGAGAGACTGCAGGACAAAAACCG AGATGAGCCTCCTAACAGACTGGCTAAAATGGGAGCGATGCCGACTCCGTTCAGAGCGGCGCCGGTGGAGCTCCCGCCTCCACCTGTGGAGAAAGAAGAGCCTCGCA ttcctGTGGTAAATGCTGCTCCAAAAAGTGTTCCAGTAAAATCCAAGCCTCTGCCAAAGGTtcccctgcggcccagtctggAGGATCAGGAAATATACGG CCCCAACACTGTGATGGTGCGCTTCCAGAAGGGCGAAAGTGTTGGTCTGCGTCTTGCTGGAGGAAACGACGTGGGCATTTTTATCGCAGGCGTTCAGGAGGACAGTCCTGCAGAGATAGAGGGACTCCGCACGGGAGACCAGATCGTGAAG GTGAATAATATGGATTTCAGAGGAATGGTCCGGGAAGACGCAGTGCTGTATTTACTAGAGATTCCCAAAGGAGAGGATGCGACCATCTTAGCTCAAAGCAAACCTGATG tgtatAAAGACATCCTGGGGTCGGGACGAGGTGATAACTTCTTCGTCAGAACTCATTTTGAATATGAGAAAGAGCTTCCTCAGAGCTTGACCTTCTCCAAAGGAGAGATATTTAAAGTGGTGGACACCCTGTATGACGGAAAGCTGGGTAACTGGCTCGCCATCCGCATGGACAAAGACAATCAGCTCCTGGAGAAAGGCATCATACCCAGCAAGAGCAG AGCGGAGCAGATGGCAAATGTTCAGAACGCACAGAAAGGCGCTGCTAATGACAGAGGAGATTTCTGGAGGCTGAGAGGTCAAAGAGCAGCCAAGAAAAAAGACCTTCGCAAGAGCAGAGAGGATCTGAGCGCTACACCCGTCACTACACGCTTCCCAGCCTACGAGAGAGTGGTGCTGCGGGAAG CTGGGTTCAGAAGACCTGTTGTTATATTCGGCCCTATTTCAGATGCGGCCAATGAAAAACTGAGCAATGAACTTCCAGATGAGTTTGTCACAGCAA AGACCGAACCTAAAGACGCAGGCTCAGAGAAGTCGTCTGGCGTTGTGAGACTCAATACTATTCGTCAGATCATCGAGCAG GACCGACATGCTCTGCTCGACGTCACCCCAAAGGCTGTAGACACCCTAAACTACACCCAGTGGTATCCCATCGTCATTTTCCTCAATCCAGACAGCAAGCAGGGGTTGAAGACCATGAGAAACCGCATGGTTCCCGGCTCCAACCGCAGTTCACGCAAGCTTTACGAACAAGCAGTTAAACTGCGGAAAACCTGCTCACACCTGTTCACTG CTACCGTTGATCTGAACTCTTCCCATGATGCCTGGTATGGAAGTCTCAAGGATGCCATACGAGAACAACAAGATAAAGCTGTCTGGGTCTGTGAAAGCAAG CTGGATGGGACTGAGGAGGACTTGGATCTCCAAGATGACCGTATGTCATACCTGTCAGCCATGAGCGCAGACTACCTGAGCATGGACAGCCGTCTGACCAGCGATTACGAGGATACGGCGGATGAGGGCGGCGCGTACACCGATAACGAGCTTGACGAGTCCACCGACGAGCCGCAGCCGATGTCAGCGATCAGCCGCTCATCTGAGCCTGTCAGCGAGGAG AGACCCATACCTGTTCCTCATGAGCGTTTAAAGAAACCTGCGAGCAAAGAAGTGCATCGAGACCCCAGCCCGCCTCCATCATTTGTCCCTGAACCCCCTAAG GTCCGGGTAGCTTCACGTCCTGCAGACTCCAGGAGCTTCGACTCTCGCTCCAGCAGCACAGTCAGCAGTGATGCTCCCGTCTCTAGCAAACCTCTTCCACCGCCGGTAGCCCTGAAGCCCAGCTTCACCTTGAAGACGGGCCCAGCAGACGACACCACCTCCAACCACCCGCTCGATGACCCCGCCAGCCGCACCTTCCGGGGAAAGGTGAAGGCCTTCGAGCAAATGGACCACCTGGCCCGGGCTAAAAGGATGCTGGAGCTGCAGGAGGCGGAGCAAGCGCGG CTGGAAATATCTCAGAAACATCCAGATATTTATGCAGTTCCCCACAAGCTCAAACTAAACCAAAACAGGCCTCAACCAATTGG CTCCAGCTCAAACTCTGAGTCCCACAGCTCCTCCAAAGCGCCGTATTCAGAGAGCCGCTCTCACCACCGCgccgatgatgatgatgaagaggaGTATCGCCGGCAGCTGGCCGACCAAACCCGCAGAGGCTATCCCCAGAAATACAACGACACTGAACTCTAA
- the tjp2a gene encoding tight junction protein ZO-2a isoform X1 produces the protein MPVVVERRLFLSRNVKDYCHNPVMEETVWEQYTVTLQRDSKMGFGIAVSGGRDNPNEESREASIVVSDVLQGGPADGLLFENDRVIQVNNVPMDGVQHAFAVQTLRKCGKVAKITVKRSRKIPVSVIKRGASPDDRVFSGDYNDDYDHDRRSVYSGRSYPDRDVSLERDRDRDYDRSRGRSMERGVSPDRQYRRDGSRGRMLDHERSPDPRYRSDHKLDRDHSPDHRYRSDRTLDRNYSPDRRYRSEHNLDRERSPDRQYRSDRTLDRSHSPDTRYRPEPAPGYSRENLASDHERRKFDPRQDEPVRKSSSRDRLDHLPSPPPPQRHEPLEKPLGVTLLKNRPNDEYGLRLGSQLFIKEMTSTGLASKEGKLQEGDIILKINGTVTENLSLSDAGKLIEKSRGKLQLVVQRDRSQVLIRIPPMADSDSEMDDISEIESYRSYSPQEDRRSHHSDLSSHSSNERLQDKNRDEPPNRLAKMGAMPTPFRAAPVELPPPPVEKEEPRSESPVPVVNAAPKSVPVKSKPLPKVPLRPSLEDQEIYGPNTVMVRFQKGESVGLRLAGGNDVGIFIAGVQEDSPAEIEGLRTGDQIVKVNNMDFRGMVREDAVLYLLEIPKGEDATILAQSKPDVYKDILGSGRGDNFFVRTHFEYEKELPQSLTFSKGEIFKVVDTLYDGKLGNWLAIRMDKDNQLLEKGIIPSKSRAEQMANVQNAQKGAANDRGDFWRLRGQRAAKKKDLRKSREDLSATPVTTRFPAYERVVLREAGFRRPVVIFGPISDAANEKLSNELPDEFVTAKTEPKDAGSEKSSGVVRLNTIRQIIEQDRHALLDVTPKAVDTLNYTQWYPIVIFLNPDSKQGLKTMRNRMVPGSNRSSRKLYEQAVKLRKTCSHLFTATVDLNSSHDAWYGSLKDAIREQQDKAVWVCESKLDGTEEDLDLQDDRMSYLSAMSADYLSMDSRLTSDYEDTADEGGAYTDNELDESTDEPQPMSAISRSSEPVSEERPIPVPHERLKKPASKEVHRDPSPPPSFVPEPPKVRVASRPADSRSFDSRSSSTVSSDAPVSSKPLPPPVALKPSFTLKTGPADDTTSNHPLDDPASRTFRGKVKAFEQMDHLARAKRMLELQEAEQARLEISQKHPDIYAVPHKLKLNQNRPQPIGSSSNSESHSSSKAPYSESRSHHRADDDDEEEYRRQLADQTRRGYPQKYNDTEL, from the exons AACCCAGTCATGGAGGAGACGGTGTGGGAGCAGTACACTGTGACCCTACAGCGG gaCTCCAAGATGGGCTTTGGCATTGCTGTGTCTGGAGGGCGGGACAACCCAAACGAAGAAAGTAGAGAAGCGTCAATTGTCGTATCCGATGTGCTGCAAGGGGGTCCTGCAGATGGCTTGCTATT TGAAAATGACAGAGTGATCCAGGTCAACAATGTGCCCATGGACGGTGTCCAACACGCCTTTGCAGTGCAGACTCTCCGCAAATGCGGCAAAGTAGCCAAAATC ACGGTAAAGAGATCAAGAAAAATCCCCGTCAGTGTGATTAAACGTGGCGCGTCCCCAGACGACCGAGTCTTCAGCGGCGACTACAACGACGACTACGACCACGACCGGCGCAGCGTCTACAGCGGCCGCAGCTACCCTGACCGTGACGTGAGTCTGGAGCGCGACCGTGATCGCGACTATGATCGCAGCCGCGGGAGGAGCATGGAGCGCGGCGTGAGCCCCGACAGACAGTACAGACGAGACGGCAGCCGAGGCCGAATGCTGGACCACGAGCGCAGCCCTGACCCCCGCTACCGAAGTGACCACAAACTGGATCGCGATCACAGTCCGGACCACCGCTACCGAAGCGATCGCACGCTGGACCGCAACTACAGTCCAGACCGACGCTATCGCAGCGAACACAACCTGGACAGAGAGCGGAGTCCGGACAGACAGTACCGCAGCGACCGGACACTGGACAGATCGCATAGTCCAGATACGCGGTACAGGCCAGAACCGGCTCCGGGCTACAGCAGAGAGAATTTAGCCAGCGACCACGAGCGCAGGAAGTTTGATCCGCGGCAGGACGAACCCGTGAGGAAGAGTAGCAGTCGAGACCGGCTGGATCACCTGCCCTCGCCGCCGCCGCCACAACGACACGAACCCCTGGAGAAGCCGCTCGGTGTTACTCTACTAAAGAACCGGCCCAATGACG AATATGGACTTCGTCTAGGCAGTCAGCTGTTCATCAAAGAGATGACGAGCACCGGCCTGGCATCCAAAGAAGGCAAACTACAGGAAGGCGACATTATTCTGAAA ATTAACGGTACGGTCACGGAGAATCTGTCTCTGAGCGACGCAGGGAAGCTGATTGAGAAGTCTCGTGGGAAGCTGCAGCTGGTGGTGCAGAGGGATCGCAGTCAGGTGCTCATCCGAATCCCACCTATGGCAGACAGCGACTCAGAAATGGATG ATATCTCAGAGATCGAGTCGTACCGCTCCTATTCTCCTCAGGAGGATCGGCGGAGTCATCACTCAGACCTCTCCTCACACTCCTCTAATGAGAGACTGCAGGACAAAAACCG AGATGAGCCTCCTAACAGACTGGCTAAAATGGGAGCGATGCCGACTCCGTTCAGAGCGGCGCCGGTGGAGCTCCCGCCTCCACCTGTGGAGAAAGAAGAGCCTCGCAGTGAGTCTCCAG ttcctGTGGTAAATGCTGCTCCAAAAAGTGTTCCAGTAAAATCCAAGCCTCTGCCAAAGGTtcccctgcggcccagtctggAGGATCAGGAAATATACGG CCCCAACACTGTGATGGTGCGCTTCCAGAAGGGCGAAAGTGTTGGTCTGCGTCTTGCTGGAGGAAACGACGTGGGCATTTTTATCGCAGGCGTTCAGGAGGACAGTCCTGCAGAGATAGAGGGACTCCGCACGGGAGACCAGATCGTGAAG GTGAATAATATGGATTTCAGAGGAATGGTCCGGGAAGACGCAGTGCTGTATTTACTAGAGATTCCCAAAGGAGAGGATGCGACCATCTTAGCTCAAAGCAAACCTGATG tgtatAAAGACATCCTGGGGTCGGGACGAGGTGATAACTTCTTCGTCAGAACTCATTTTGAATATGAGAAAGAGCTTCCTCAGAGCTTGACCTTCTCCAAAGGAGAGATATTTAAAGTGGTGGACACCCTGTATGACGGAAAGCTGGGTAACTGGCTCGCCATCCGCATGGACAAAGACAATCAGCTCCTGGAGAAAGGCATCATACCCAGCAAGAGCAG AGCGGAGCAGATGGCAAATGTTCAGAACGCACAGAAAGGCGCTGCTAATGACAGAGGAGATTTCTGGAGGCTGAGAGGTCAAAGAGCAGCCAAGAAAAAAGACCTTCGCAAGAGCAGAGAGGATCTGAGCGCTACACCCGTCACTACACGCTTCCCAGCCTACGAGAGAGTGGTGCTGCGGGAAG CTGGGTTCAGAAGACCTGTTGTTATATTCGGCCCTATTTCAGATGCGGCCAATGAAAAACTGAGCAATGAACTTCCAGATGAGTTTGTCACAGCAA AGACCGAACCTAAAGACGCAGGCTCAGAGAAGTCGTCTGGCGTTGTGAGACTCAATACTATTCGTCAGATCATCGAGCAG GACCGACATGCTCTGCTCGACGTCACCCCAAAGGCTGTAGACACCCTAAACTACACCCAGTGGTATCCCATCGTCATTTTCCTCAATCCAGACAGCAAGCAGGGGTTGAAGACCATGAGAAACCGCATGGTTCCCGGCTCCAACCGCAGTTCACGCAAGCTTTACGAACAAGCAGTTAAACTGCGGAAAACCTGCTCACACCTGTTCACTG CTACCGTTGATCTGAACTCTTCCCATGATGCCTGGTATGGAAGTCTCAAGGATGCCATACGAGAACAACAAGATAAAGCTGTCTGGGTCTGTGAAAGCAAG CTGGATGGGACTGAGGAGGACTTGGATCTCCAAGATGACCGTATGTCATACCTGTCAGCCATGAGCGCAGACTACCTGAGCATGGACAGCCGTCTGACCAGCGATTACGAGGATACGGCGGATGAGGGCGGCGCGTACACCGATAACGAGCTTGACGAGTCCACCGACGAGCCGCAGCCGATGTCAGCGATCAGCCGCTCATCTGAGCCTGTCAGCGAGGAG AGACCCATACCTGTTCCTCATGAGCGTTTAAAGAAACCTGCGAGCAAAGAAGTGCATCGAGACCCCAGCCCGCCTCCATCATTTGTCCCTGAACCCCCTAAG GTCCGGGTAGCTTCACGTCCTGCAGACTCCAGGAGCTTCGACTCTCGCTCCAGCAGCACAGTCAGCAGTGATGCTCCCGTCTCTAGCAAACCTCTTCCACCGCCGGTAGCCCTGAAGCCCAGCTTCACCTTGAAGACGGGCCCAGCAGACGACACCACCTCCAACCACCCGCTCGATGACCCCGCCAGCCGCACCTTCCGGGGAAAGGTGAAGGCCTTCGAGCAAATGGACCACCTGGCCCGGGCTAAAAGGATGCTGGAGCTGCAGGAGGCGGAGCAAGCGCGG CTGGAAATATCTCAGAAACATCCAGATATTTATGCAGTTCCCCACAAGCTCAAACTAAACCAAAACAGGCCTCAACCAATTGG CTCCAGCTCAAACTCTGAGTCCCACAGCTCCTCCAAAGCGCCGTATTCAGAGAGCCGCTCTCACCACCGCgccgatgatgatgatgaagaggaGTATCGCCGGCAGCTGGCCGACCAAACCCGCAGAGGCTATCCCCAGAAATACAACGACACTGAACTCTAA
- the tjp2a gene encoding tight junction protein ZO-2a isoform X3, which translates to MEETVWEQYTVTLQRDSKMGFGIAVSGGRDNPNEESREASIVVSDVLQGGPADGLLFENDRVIQVNNVPMDGVQHAFAVQTLRKCGKVAKITVKRSRKIPVSVIKRGASPDDRVFSGDYNDDYDHDRRSVYSGRSYPDRDVSLERDRDRDYDRSRGRSMERGVSPDRQYRRDGSRGRMLDHERSPDPRYRSDHKLDRDHSPDHRYRSDRTLDRNYSPDRRYRSEHNLDRERSPDRQYRSDRTLDRSHSPDTRYRPEPAPGYSRENLASDHERRKFDPRQDEPVRKSSSRDRLDHLPSPPPPQRHEPLEKPLGVTLLKNRPNDEYGLRLGSQLFIKEMTSTGLASKEGKLQEGDIILKINGTVTENLSLSDAGKLIEKSRGKLQLVVQRDRSQVLIRIPPMADSDSEMDDISEIESYRSYSPQEDRRSHHSDLSSHSSNERLQDKNRDEPPNRLAKMGAMPTPFRAAPVELPPPPVEKEEPRSESPVPVVNAAPKSVPVKSKPLPKVPLRPSLEDQEIYGPNTVMVRFQKGESVGLRLAGGNDVGIFIAGVQEDSPAEIEGLRTGDQIVKVNNMDFRGMVREDAVLYLLEIPKGEDATILAQSKPDVYKDILGSGRGDNFFVRTHFEYEKELPQSLTFSKGEIFKVVDTLYDGKLGNWLAIRMDKDNQLLEKGIIPSKSRAEQMANVQNAQKGAANDRGDFWRLRGQRAAKKKDLRKSREDLSATPVTTRFPAYERVVLREAGFRRPVVIFGPISDAANEKLSNELPDEFVTAKTEPKDAGSEKSSGVVRLNTIRQIIEQDRHALLDVTPKAVDTLNYTQWYPIVIFLNPDSKQGLKTMRNRMVPGSNRSSRKLYEQAVKLRKTCSHLFTATVDLNSSHDAWYGSLKDAIREQQDKAVWVCESKLDGTEEDLDLQDDRMSYLSAMSADYLSMDSRLTSDYEDTADEGGAYTDNELDESTDEPQPMSAISRSSEPVSEERPIPVPHERLKKPASKEVHRDPSPPPSFVPEPPKVRVASRPADSRSFDSRSSSTVSSDAPVSSKPLPPPVALKPSFTLKTGPADDTTSNHPLDDPASRTFRGKVKAFEQMDHLARAKRMLELQEAEQARLEISQKHPDIYAVPHKLKLNQNRPQPIGSSSNSESHSSSKAPYSESRSHHRADDDDEEEYRRQLADQTRRGYPQKYNDTEL; encoded by the exons ATGGAGGAGACGGTGTGGGAGCAGTACACTGTGACCCTACAGCGG gaCTCCAAGATGGGCTTTGGCATTGCTGTGTCTGGAGGGCGGGACAACCCAAACGAAGAAAGTAGAGAAGCGTCAATTGTCGTATCCGATGTGCTGCAAGGGGGTCCTGCAGATGGCTTGCTATT TGAAAATGACAGAGTGATCCAGGTCAACAATGTGCCCATGGACGGTGTCCAACACGCCTTTGCAGTGCAGACTCTCCGCAAATGCGGCAAAGTAGCCAAAATC ACGGTAAAGAGATCAAGAAAAATCCCCGTCAGTGTGATTAAACGTGGCGCGTCCCCAGACGACCGAGTCTTCAGCGGCGACTACAACGACGACTACGACCACGACCGGCGCAGCGTCTACAGCGGCCGCAGCTACCCTGACCGTGACGTGAGTCTGGAGCGCGACCGTGATCGCGACTATGATCGCAGCCGCGGGAGGAGCATGGAGCGCGGCGTGAGCCCCGACAGACAGTACAGACGAGACGGCAGCCGAGGCCGAATGCTGGACCACGAGCGCAGCCCTGACCCCCGCTACCGAAGTGACCACAAACTGGATCGCGATCACAGTCCGGACCACCGCTACCGAAGCGATCGCACGCTGGACCGCAACTACAGTCCAGACCGACGCTATCGCAGCGAACACAACCTGGACAGAGAGCGGAGTCCGGACAGACAGTACCGCAGCGACCGGACACTGGACAGATCGCATAGTCCAGATACGCGGTACAGGCCAGAACCGGCTCCGGGCTACAGCAGAGAGAATTTAGCCAGCGACCACGAGCGCAGGAAGTTTGATCCGCGGCAGGACGAACCCGTGAGGAAGAGTAGCAGTCGAGACCGGCTGGATCACCTGCCCTCGCCGCCGCCGCCACAACGACACGAACCCCTGGAGAAGCCGCTCGGTGTTACTCTACTAAAGAACCGGCCCAATGACG AATATGGACTTCGTCTAGGCAGTCAGCTGTTCATCAAAGAGATGACGAGCACCGGCCTGGCATCCAAAGAAGGCAAACTACAGGAAGGCGACATTATTCTGAAA ATTAACGGTACGGTCACGGAGAATCTGTCTCTGAGCGACGCAGGGAAGCTGATTGAGAAGTCTCGTGGGAAGCTGCAGCTGGTGGTGCAGAGGGATCGCAGTCAGGTGCTCATCCGAATCCCACCTATGGCAGACAGCGACTCAGAAATGGATG ATATCTCAGAGATCGAGTCGTACCGCTCCTATTCTCCTCAGGAGGATCGGCGGAGTCATCACTCAGACCTCTCCTCACACTCCTCTAATGAGAGACTGCAGGACAAAAACCG AGATGAGCCTCCTAACAGACTGGCTAAAATGGGAGCGATGCCGACTCCGTTCAGAGCGGCGCCGGTGGAGCTCCCGCCTCCACCTGTGGAGAAAGAAGAGCCTCGCAGTGAGTCTCCAG ttcctGTGGTAAATGCTGCTCCAAAAAGTGTTCCAGTAAAATCCAAGCCTCTGCCAAAGGTtcccctgcggcccagtctggAGGATCAGGAAATATACGG CCCCAACACTGTGATGGTGCGCTTCCAGAAGGGCGAAAGTGTTGGTCTGCGTCTTGCTGGAGGAAACGACGTGGGCATTTTTATCGCAGGCGTTCAGGAGGACAGTCCTGCAGAGATAGAGGGACTCCGCACGGGAGACCAGATCGTGAAG GTGAATAATATGGATTTCAGAGGAATGGTCCGGGAAGACGCAGTGCTGTATTTACTAGAGATTCCCAAAGGAGAGGATGCGACCATCTTAGCTCAAAGCAAACCTGATG tgtatAAAGACATCCTGGGGTCGGGACGAGGTGATAACTTCTTCGTCAGAACTCATTTTGAATATGAGAAAGAGCTTCCTCAGAGCTTGACCTTCTCCAAAGGAGAGATATTTAAAGTGGTGGACACCCTGTATGACGGAAAGCTGGGTAACTGGCTCGCCATCCGCATGGACAAAGACAATCAGCTCCTGGAGAAAGGCATCATACCCAGCAAGAGCAG AGCGGAGCAGATGGCAAATGTTCAGAACGCACAGAAAGGCGCTGCTAATGACAGAGGAGATTTCTGGAGGCTGAGAGGTCAAAGAGCAGCCAAGAAAAAAGACCTTCGCAAGAGCAGAGAGGATCTGAGCGCTACACCCGTCACTACACGCTTCCCAGCCTACGAGAGAGTGGTGCTGCGGGAAG CTGGGTTCAGAAGACCTGTTGTTATATTCGGCCCTATTTCAGATGCGGCCAATGAAAAACTGAGCAATGAACTTCCAGATGAGTTTGTCACAGCAA AGACCGAACCTAAAGACGCAGGCTCAGAGAAGTCGTCTGGCGTTGTGAGACTCAATACTATTCGTCAGATCATCGAGCAG GACCGACATGCTCTGCTCGACGTCACCCCAAAGGCTGTAGACACCCTAAACTACACCCAGTGGTATCCCATCGTCATTTTCCTCAATCCAGACAGCAAGCAGGGGTTGAAGACCATGAGAAACCGCATGGTTCCCGGCTCCAACCGCAGTTCACGCAAGCTTTACGAACAAGCAGTTAAACTGCGGAAAACCTGCTCACACCTGTTCACTG CTACCGTTGATCTGAACTCTTCCCATGATGCCTGGTATGGAAGTCTCAAGGATGCCATACGAGAACAACAAGATAAAGCTGTCTGGGTCTGTGAAAGCAAG CTGGATGGGACTGAGGAGGACTTGGATCTCCAAGATGACCGTATGTCATACCTGTCAGCCATGAGCGCAGACTACCTGAGCATGGACAGCCGTCTGACCAGCGATTACGAGGATACGGCGGATGAGGGCGGCGCGTACACCGATAACGAGCTTGACGAGTCCACCGACGAGCCGCAGCCGATGTCAGCGATCAGCCGCTCATCTGAGCCTGTCAGCGAGGAG AGACCCATACCTGTTCCTCATGAGCGTTTAAAGAAACCTGCGAGCAAAGAAGTGCATCGAGACCCCAGCCCGCCTCCATCATTTGTCCCTGAACCCCCTAAG GTCCGGGTAGCTTCACGTCCTGCAGACTCCAGGAGCTTCGACTCTCGCTCCAGCAGCACAGTCAGCAGTGATGCTCCCGTCTCTAGCAAACCTCTTCCACCGCCGGTAGCCCTGAAGCCCAGCTTCACCTTGAAGACGGGCCCAGCAGACGACACCACCTCCAACCACCCGCTCGATGACCCCGCCAGCCGCACCTTCCGGGGAAAGGTGAAGGCCTTCGAGCAAATGGACCACCTGGCCCGGGCTAAAAGGATGCTGGAGCTGCAGGAGGCGGAGCAAGCGCGG CTGGAAATATCTCAGAAACATCCAGATATTTATGCAGTTCCCCACAAGCTCAAACTAAACCAAAACAGGCCTCAACCAATTGG CTCCAGCTCAAACTCTGAGTCCCACAGCTCCTCCAAAGCGCCGTATTCAGAGAGCCGCTCTCACCACCGCgccgatgatgatgatgaagaggaGTATCGCCGGCAGCTGGCCGACCAAACCCGCAGAGGCTATCCCCAGAAATACAACGACACTGAACTCTAA